A single Verrucomicrobiia bacterium DNA region contains:
- a CDS encoding sugar phosphate isomerase/epimerase, which produces MENATGDCAHGRSRDDPIDLTYNHPDTVMKFNANRRNFLKTTGAALALAGWSPTWAWAANQSAPAGRKRANLKAIMWDTIDVKGSVMERMQAVKAAGFEAVEMASHMDQKEVLQAREATGLSIVSVCGAKHWGEPLSSPDAKVRASGLAALEQTIRDAKAYGATSILLVPGVVNKDTNYEQCWERSIEQIRKAIPLAKDSGVTISIENVWNNFITEVHQAMEYLDAINSPQVGWHFDVGNIIRYGDPIEWIQTLDKRIIRVHIKEYSRDRAMRAGDVWKGFGVPLLEGANNWPGIMKALDGVGYTGALITEQGASLPDLSHALDRILAA; this is translated from the coding sequence TTGGAAAATGCCACTGGCGATTGCGCCCATGGCCGTTCCCGGGATGACCCCATTGATCTGACCTACAACCACCCCGATACCGTCATGAAGTTTAACGCCAACCGACGTAACTTTCTAAAAACCACCGGCGCCGCCCTGGCGCTGGCTGGCTGGTCGCCCACATGGGCTTGGGCCGCGAACCAGTCCGCTCCCGCCGGCCGCAAGCGCGCCAATCTCAAGGCGATCATGTGGGACACCATTGACGTAAAAGGCAGCGTGATGGAACGGATGCAAGCCGTCAAAGCCGCCGGTTTTGAGGCCGTCGAGATGGCCAGCCACATGGATCAGAAGGAAGTGTTGCAAGCACGGGAAGCGACCGGGTTATCCATCGTCAGCGTGTGCGGCGCGAAGCATTGGGGCGAACCTCTGTCCAGCCCGGACGCCAAAGTCCGCGCGAGTGGGTTGGCCGCGTTGGAGCAGACCATTCGTGACGCCAAGGCCTACGGAGCGACGTCCATTCTGCTCGTGCCGGGGGTGGTCAACAAGGACACGAACTACGAACAATGCTGGGAACGCTCCATCGAACAAATCCGCAAGGCCATTCCCCTGGCCAAGGATTCCGGCGTCACCATCTCCATTGAAAACGTCTGGAACAACTTCATCACCGAGGTGCATCAGGCGATGGAATATCTGGACGCCATCAATTCGCCGCAGGTGGGCTGGCACTTCGACGTGGGCAATATCATCCGCTACGGCGATCCCATCGAGTGGATTCAAACCCTGGACAAACGCATCATCCGGGTTCACATCAAAGAATACAGTCGCGACCGCGCCATGCGCGCCGGGGACGTCTGGAAAGGCTTTGGCGTGCCGCTGTTGGAAGGCGCAAACAACTGGCCGGGAATTATGAAAGCGCTCGATGGTGTGGGTTACACGGGAGCGCTCATCACCGAGCAAGGCGCGAGCCTGCCGGATCTGTCGCACGCCCTTGATCGCATCCTCGCTGCTTAG
- a CDS encoding Gfo/Idh/MocA family oxidoreductase — MNNSKSSGSTRREFLGQSALIAGALAAPAILTSKAFAADDTPLRVGLVGCGGRGTGAAGQALQADPHVHLVAMGDAFAEKIQPALQTLRTVADKQGFPERIKVTPETCFAGLDAYQKVIDSGVDVVLLCTPPGFRPQHFKAAVTAGKHVFCEKPMATDATGVRSVMETAKLARQKNLSVLAGFCWRYDYPRRELFQKLHDGAIGDIRSIYANYYTSPVKPMPAAETRPKDMGDVEWQVRNWYNFVWLSGDGLVEQACHSVDKIAWAMKDVPPLKAVAVGGRQIPNHQGNIYDHMFVVYEFENDVHAFLGQRQISNCFSENSDYIMGATGSAKITWAAGPVIHGKENWRFRGPKTDMYQNEHNEFFAGIRSGKHIFDADWMAQSTLMGIMGRMAAYTGQEVTWEEALNSKESIVPATLDWKMPLAIAPMAVPGMTPLI; from the coding sequence ATGAATAACTCAAAATCTTCTGGTTCAACACGGCGCGAATTTCTCGGCCAATCGGCGCTCATCGCGGGCGCACTGGCCGCTCCCGCCATTCTCACTTCCAAAGCGTTCGCCGCGGACGACACGCCGCTGCGCGTCGGCCTGGTGGGCTGCGGTGGTCGGGGCACCGGTGCGGCGGGTCAGGCGTTACAGGCGGACCCGCACGTGCATCTGGTCGCCATGGGCGATGCGTTCGCGGAAAAAATCCAGCCTGCGTTGCAAACCCTGCGCACGGTGGCTGACAAGCAAGGTTTTCCTGAACGGATCAAAGTCACTCCCGAGACCTGCTTCGCGGGTCTGGACGCGTACCAGAAAGTGATTGATAGCGGAGTGGACGTGGTGCTGCTTTGCACGCCGCCGGGATTCCGCCCGCAACATTTCAAGGCGGCGGTCACCGCGGGCAAGCATGTCTTCTGTGAAAAGCCGATGGCCACCGACGCCACCGGAGTGCGTTCCGTGATGGAAACCGCCAAGCTGGCCCGGCAGAAAAACCTCTCGGTGCTCGCCGGGTTTTGCTGGCGTTATGATTATCCCCGCCGCGAACTGTTTCAGAAACTGCACGACGGCGCGATCGGCGACATCCGCTCCATCTACGCGAATTACTACACCAGTCCGGTGAAGCCCATGCCGGCGGCGGAGACCCGCCCGAAAGACATGGGCGACGTGGAATGGCAGGTGCGCAATTGGTATAACTTCGTCTGGCTCTCCGGCGATGGTCTGGTGGAACAAGCCTGCCACAGCGTGGACAAAATCGCCTGGGCCATGAAAGATGTGCCGCCGCTTAAAGCCGTGGCCGTGGGCGGACGCCAGATTCCCAACCACCAGGGCAATATCTACGACCACATGTTCGTGGTGTACGAATTCGAAAACGACGTGCATGCGTTCCTCGGGCAGCGGCAGATCAGCAACTGCTTCTCCGAAAACTCGGATTACATCATGGGCGCGACTGGTTCGGCCAAAATCACCTGGGCCGCCGGGCCGGTGATTCATGGCAAGGAAAACTGGCGCTTCCGCGGGCCGAAGACCGACATGTATCAAAACGAACATAACGAGTTTTTCGCCGGCATCCGCAGCGGCAAACACATCTTTGACGCGGATTGGATGGCGCAAAGCACCTTGATGGGCATCATGGGACGCATGGCGGCTTACACCGGCCAGGAAGTCACCTGGGAGGAAGCGTTGAACTCGAAGGAGTCCATTGTGCCGGCAACATTGGATTGGAAAATGCCACTGGCGATTGCGCCCATGGCCGTTCCCGGGATGACCCCATTGATCTGA
- a CDS encoding glycine C-acetyltransferase, whose amino-acid sequence MSYLPEFQQHVAAQLAAIRTAGTYKAERVIITPQGSTIRVADGREVLNLCANNYLGLAQHPEVAAAAKAALAQWGYGCASVRFICGTQGVHKQLEQKLSEFLGTDDTILYSSCFDANGGLFETLLGAEDAVISDELNHASIIDGIRLCKAQRFRYRNNDLADLEAKLQEAANARFKLIVTDGVFSMDGYIANLKGICDLAEKYGALVVVDDSHAVGFMGKTGRGTPEHCGVMGRVDLITGTLGKALGGASGGYTSGRGAIIELLRQRSRPYLFSNTLAPAIAGASLRVLELLSASTALRDKLAANTEFFRAGLSQLGFTVLPGTHPICPVMLGDAALATRFADAMLDQGVYVIGFSFPVVPKGQARIRTQISAAHSRADLELALRAFATVKEQLAI is encoded by the coding sequence ATGAGTTACCTTCCGGAATTCCAACAACACGTCGCGGCGCAACTGGCCGCCATCCGGACCGCGGGCACGTACAAGGCAGAGCGCGTCATCATCACGCCGCAAGGCAGCACGATTCGCGTGGCCGACGGGCGGGAGGTGCTGAATTTGTGCGCCAATAATTATCTCGGCCTCGCGCAGCATCCTGAGGTCGCCGCCGCCGCCAAAGCCGCGTTGGCGCAATGGGGTTACGGCTGCGCCAGCGTGCGGTTCATTTGCGGCACGCAAGGCGTTCATAAACAGCTCGAGCAAAAGCTCAGCGAATTTCTCGGCACGGACGACACGATCCTTTACTCCTCCTGCTTCGATGCCAATGGCGGTTTGTTCGAGACGCTGCTCGGCGCGGAGGACGCGGTGATCTCCGATGAATTAAATCACGCCAGCATCATTGACGGGATCCGATTGTGCAAAGCGCAACGCTTTCGCTATCGCAACAACGACCTGGCGGATCTGGAGGCCAAGTTGCAGGAAGCTGCGAACGCCCGCTTCAAGTTGATCGTCACCGATGGCGTGTTTTCAATGGATGGTTACATCGCCAATCTGAAGGGCATTTGTGATCTCGCGGAAAAATACGGCGCGCTGGTCGTCGTGGACGATTCGCACGCGGTCGGGTTCATGGGCAAAACGGGACGGGGCACTCCTGAACATTGCGGCGTGATGGGCCGGGTGGATTTGATCACCGGCACGTTGGGCAAGGCGTTGGGCGGCGCCAGCGGTGGGTACACCAGCGGTCGCGGCGCCATCATTGAACTGCTCCGCCAACGGTCGCGACCTTATCTTTTTTCCAACACGCTCGCGCCGGCAATTGCGGGCGCTTCGCTGCGCGTGTTGGAATTGCTCAGCGCCTCCACCGCGCTCCGGGATAAATTGGCGGCCAACACGGAATTTTTCCGCGCTGGTCTGAGTCAACTTGGCTTTACCGTGTTGCCGGGCACGCATCCCATTTGTCCGGTGATGCTGGGTGACGCGGCTCTGGCGACGCGGTTTGCCGATGCCATGCTTGATCAAGGTGTTTATGTCATCGGGTTTTCATTCCCGGTCGTACCCAAGGGCCAGGCGCGCATTCGCACGCAGATTTCCGCCGCCCATTCGCGAGCGGATTTGGAACTCGCTTTGCGGGCCTTCGCCACGGTAAAAGAACAACTCGCTATTTGA
- a CDS encoding DUF87 domain-containing protein has translation MSNYQIGKVVGVTGDEIFVSLLDHEQSTGSEMGVPESMTIHLATGAGPMPVLIGQPGTFVMIALPAGRLLCMVTSVEMREAKNTASELRDIDSAGAFVLDRANRGLATIAVGTMDAAGKFERGSDVLPTVNAPVFAVAPELIDKVYSSYAEGDFAIGKLSLVPSQQAKINLDAFLTRHAAILGQTGGGKSWTVASLIQKMCAFQQATIVLFDLHGEYAATFGASADVISATDLELPYWLMNSEELLGLMVDRSESAAPNQIAKFKELLQAAKENHPENKALAIKKITIDTPVFFDFTSILSEFRRLDTEMVAGAKGPKQGPLFGDFTRLLMRIDSRLNDKRYDLIFKPTKYNTSASMEALFRRLLGEATGARKKVVVVDLSPVPFDVRSSVISLILRCLFDFAYWHRRAHKVRFPIAVFADEAHIYLSDSNPATDAAKHSAERIAKEGRKYGISLTAISQRPREVSATILSQCNSFLCLRISNPDDQAYVKSLLPDSVRGIASMFSTLRRGECILLGDSVMMPTRIKITEPTPAPVSDDASFYKSWNEAPKNIDFAKVLKAWRDQDVVP, from the coding sequence ATGAGTAATTACCAGATTGGCAAAGTTGTGGGCGTCACGGGTGACGAAATCTTCGTGTCACTGCTCGACCACGAACAGTCAACCGGATCGGAAATGGGAGTGCCCGAGTCCATGACCATTCACCTTGCTACCGGTGCTGGGCCGATGCCTGTGCTCATTGGCCAACCTGGGACGTTCGTGATGATTGCGCTGCCAGCGGGGCGATTACTCTGCATGGTCACCAGCGTTGAAATGCGCGAGGCGAAGAACACGGCGTCGGAACTTCGCGACATTGACTCTGCTGGTGCGTTCGTTCTCGACCGGGCAAATCGCGGTCTGGCAACTATTGCCGTTGGCACAATGGACGCAGCGGGAAAATTTGAACGCGGCTCTGACGTTCTTCCAACTGTGAACGCGCCGGTGTTCGCAGTTGCACCGGAACTGATCGACAAGGTTTATTCGAGCTACGCGGAAGGTGATTTTGCTATTGGAAAACTTTCGCTCGTTCCCAGCCAGCAGGCCAAAATCAATCTCGATGCCTTCCTCACTCGTCACGCCGCCATTCTTGGGCAGACGGGCGGTGGCAAGTCGTGGACGGTCGCATCGCTGATTCAGAAAATGTGTGCGTTCCAGCAGGCGACCATCGTGCTGTTCGATTTGCACGGTGAATATGCCGCCACCTTCGGAGCTTCTGCCGACGTGATTTCCGCAACCGACTTGGAGTTGCCCTATTGGCTAATGAACTCCGAAGAACTGCTCGGCCTCATGGTAGACCGCAGCGAGTCCGCTGCCCCAAATCAAATCGCCAAGTTCAAGGAACTACTGCAAGCCGCAAAAGAGAACCACCCAGAAAACAAGGCACTCGCGATCAAGAAAATCACCATCGATACACCGGTGTTCTTTGATTTCACCTCGATACTAAGTGAGTTCAGGCGGCTCGACACGGAAATGGTCGCTGGGGCGAAAGGGCCGAAGCAAGGACCGCTCTTTGGCGACTTCACGCGCCTACTAATGCGCATCGACTCTCGACTGAACGACAAACGCTACGACCTTATCTTCAAGCCGACGAAATACAACACCAGCGCATCGATGGAAGCCTTGTTCCGTCGGCTGCTTGGCGAAGCAACCGGAGCGCGAAAGAAGGTTGTAGTTGTCGATTTGAGCCCCGTGCCGTTCGACGTTCGCTCGTCCGTGATCTCGCTCATTCTCCGCTGCCTGTTCGACTTCGCCTATTGGCATCGCCGCGCCCACAAGGTGCGCTTCCCAATCGCCGTCTTCGCAGACGAGGCTCACATTTACTTAAGCGATAGCAACCCGGCCACAGACGCAGCCAAGCACTCAGCCGAGAGGATAGCCAAAGAAGGGCGCAAGTATGGCATCAGCCTCACTGCCATCAGCCAACGCCCACGCGAAGTGTCCGCCACCATACTTTCGCAGTGTAATAGCTTTCTCTGCCTACGAATCTCGAATCCGGACGACCAAGCATACGTCAAGAGCCTCCTGCCCGATTCTGTCCGTGGGATTGCGAGCATGTTTTCAACGCTTCGCCGCGGGGAGTGCATCCTGCTAGGTGACTCGGTGATGATGCCGACGCGAATCAAAATTACCGAACCCACCCCCGCGCCAGTCAGCGATGATGCTTCTTTCTACAAATCGTGGAACGAAGCGCCGAAGAATATTGATTTCGCCAAGGTGCTGAAGGCGTGGCGAGACCAAGACGTTGTGCCGTAA
- a CDS encoding SIR2 family protein, with translation MSLDLVTILPNINHSLEGTGFLFGAGTSVEAGYPMMNGLTRKVVGALTPAERAVLDKVLKAAGSSYDDAKATPNIEEIADLLIAHAINSKDAQCIALEPRFRELVVHEILAVKTPNIDNHVQFFRALSKRTFGRPCTVWIFTTNYDLLFEVAAAKAGVLIENGFSGCTERFFNPGQFMATSGEVVGNRFTPNNQLAIKLVKLHGSISWTSDAGQFFERHPDVLSGPANRVMVLPRRKKVMEALAPPHETMFAYMSRVLGGACKYILCCGFSFGDEHINQHLVLPALKTGRIRLFTLNQIEPSGVADFKKLPSFGGGYSNEVFMGGKAATPGTDLWKFSEFVKLF, from the coding sequence ATGAGCCTAGACCTCGTAACCATCTTGCCCAACATCAATCACTCACTCGAAGGTACAGGGTTTCTCTTCGGCGCTGGCACGTCGGTAGAAGCTGGCTATCCGATGATGAATGGCCTGACTCGAAAGGTTGTTGGTGCTCTCACGCCGGCTGAACGTGCCGTTCTCGACAAAGTGCTCAAGGCTGCCGGGTCGTCTTATGATGATGCGAAGGCTACGCCAAACATTGAGGAGATTGCTGACTTACTCATCGCCCATGCCATCAACTCGAAGGATGCGCAATGCATCGCACTTGAGCCCAGATTTCGGGAACTGGTGGTCCACGAAATCCTAGCGGTCAAAACTCCCAATATCGACAATCACGTCCAGTTCTTCCGTGCTCTATCCAAGCGGACATTCGGACGCCCATGCACGGTCTGGATTTTCACAACGAATTATGACCTGCTGTTTGAGGTCGCAGCAGCGAAAGCTGGCGTGCTTATTGAGAACGGATTTTCCGGATGCACCGAGCGTTTCTTTAACCCTGGCCAGTTCATGGCAACGTCGGGCGAGGTTGTTGGCAATCGCTTTACCCCAAACAACCAGCTCGCGATAAAGCTGGTGAAACTTCACGGCTCGATCTCATGGACATCCGACGCCGGACAATTTTTTGAGCGACATCCCGATGTCCTCTCAGGGCCAGCGAACCGCGTCATGGTCTTGCCGCGCCGGAAAAAAGTCATGGAGGCCCTAGCGCCGCCGCACGAAACGATGTTTGCTTACATGAGCCGCGTTCTTGGTGGGGCGTGCAAATACATTCTTTGCTGTGGATTCAGTTTTGGTGACGAGCACATCAACCAGCATCTCGTTTTGCCTGCACTAAAAACTGGACGCATCCGGCTCTTTACATTGAACCAAATTGAGCCGAGCGGAGTGGCCGATTTCAAAAAGCTGCCTTCGTTCGGAGGCGGCTATTCAAACGAGGTGTTCATGGGTGGCAAAGCGGCTACACCCGGCACAGACCTTTGGAAATTCAGCGAGTTCGTGAAGCTCTTCTAA
- a CDS encoding DoxX family protein, with translation MYANLVKLFLRLSLGIGFLSAVADRFGFWHQGVAWGNWENFLKYTATLTPWLPASLVPVAGILATAAEVIFALALIVGFRTDLFAKLSGGLLLVFALSMALWTGIKRPLDASVFAASAAALALPLIRGKFLELDNLLSRKRAG, from the coding sequence ATGTACGCTAATTTGGTTAAACTTTTTCTGCGGCTTTCATTGGGGATCGGGTTTTTATCGGCGGTGGCGGATCGGTTCGGCTTCTGGCATCAAGGCGTGGCCTGGGGCAACTGGGAGAATTTTCTGAAATACACCGCCACCCTGACGCCGTGGTTGCCAGCGTCGTTGGTGCCGGTGGCCGGGATCCTGGCCACGGCCGCCGAGGTCATTTTTGCGCTGGCCTTGATCGTGGGTTTCCGCACGGATTTGTTTGCCAAATTGAGCGGCGGATTGTTGCTGGTGTTTGCTCTCTCAATGGCGTTGTGGACGGGAATCAAACGTCCGTTGGACGCTTCGGTGTTTGCGGCATCAGCCGCCGCTTTGGCGCTGCCTTTGATTCGAGGAAAATTCCTCGAACTGGATAATTTGCTTTCGCGAAAACGAGCGGGCTGA
- a CDS encoding sulfurtransferase, whose translation MANYAHPEVLVETDWVKQNLGKPGIKLVEIDVDSKAYAAGHIPGAVGFNWQTQLQDQVRRDIITKAAFEKLLSDAGILPADTVILYGDNNNWFAAYGFWLFKIYGHKDVRLMNGGRIKWLNEADKEMTTDLPKVTPTQYQASGPDLSLRTLLPELLKQRPDQTCNLVDVRSPDEFTGKVIAPPGMTETAQRGGHIPGAKGIPWSTAVGANGTFKSADELRGIYLDKNAVDPNKETIAYCRIGERSSHTWFVLKYLLGLNNVKNYDGSWTEYGSIVGAPIEK comes from the coding sequence ATGGCAAACTATGCACATCCTGAAGTCCTGGTCGAAACCGACTGGGTCAAACAAAACCTCGGTAAACCGGGGATCAAACTCGTCGAAATAGACGTGGACAGCAAAGCCTACGCGGCCGGACACATTCCGGGTGCGGTGGGCTTCAATTGGCAAACGCAACTGCAAGATCAGGTGCGGCGCGACATCATCACCAAAGCCGCTTTTGAAAAATTGCTCAGCGACGCCGGCATCCTGCCCGCGGACACCGTCATTCTGTACGGCGATAACAACAACTGGTTCGCCGCGTACGGCTTTTGGCTGTTCAAAATTTATGGACACAAGGACGTGCGCCTGATGAATGGCGGTCGCATCAAATGGCTCAATGAAGCCGACAAGGAAATGACGACGGACCTGCCAAAGGTTACGCCCACGCAATATCAGGCCAGCGGACCGGATTTGAGCCTGCGCACGTTGTTGCCCGAACTGCTCAAACAGCGCCCCGATCAAACCTGCAATCTCGTGGACGTGCGCAGTCCGGACGAGTTCACCGGCAAAGTCATCGCGCCGCCCGGCATGACGGAAACCGCGCAACGCGGCGGACACATTCCCGGCGCCAAAGGCATTCCCTGGAGCACGGCCGTGGGCGCGAACGGCACCTTCAAATCCGCGGACGAACTGCGCGGCATTTACCTGGATAAAAACGCCGTGGACCCGAACAAGGAAACCATTGCCTATTGCCGCATCGGCGAACGCTCCAGCCACACCTGGTTCGTGCTGAAATACCTGCTCGGCTTGAACAACGTGAAAAACTACGACGGCAGTTGGACCGAATACGGCAGCATCGTCGGCGCTCCGATTGAAAAGTAA
- a CDS encoding cysteine synthase family protein has translation MNHQTRVYENIFELLPTEQNPTPLVRINQLNPMPNFPLYAKLEWMNPFGSVKDRAAWALLRDLEERGQLTDGRGLVEPTSGNTGISLAALARARGHRLLAVVPNKIPTEKKILLKIVGADLEVISDELCPAPGLGDGSINLAKTHAKASPQKYAMPNQYENAKNVEAHYTTTGPEIWRQTEGKITHLFVSLGTCGTVTGTAKFLREKNPDVKIIAVQPTEGHDVPGLRNVSQLGVSKLFDASLVDDILEVDFRLAYTRALELCRNEGLLAGPSSGLIFEGALDIVRRDQNGHGVMIFPDNIFKYTSNLAKHVPELGTGLKP, from the coding sequence ATGAATCATCAGACACGCGTTTACGAAAATATCTTTGAACTGCTGCCCACCGAGCAGAACCCCACGCCATTGGTCCGCATCAATCAGCTCAACCCGATGCCGAATTTTCCGCTCTACGCCAAACTGGAATGGATGAATCCGTTCGGTTCGGTGAAGGATCGCGCCGCTTGGGCGCTGCTGCGGGATTTGGAAGAACGCGGCCAGTTGACCGATGGGCGCGGTTTGGTGGAACCTACTTCGGGCAATACCGGCATCAGCCTCGCCGCGCTGGCGCGGGCGCGCGGCCACCGTTTGCTGGCGGTGGTCCCCAACAAAATTCCGACGGAAAAAAAGATTCTGCTGAAAATCGTGGGGGCGGACCTGGAAGTGATCTCGGACGAGCTATGTCCCGCGCCCGGCCTGGGCGATGGTTCAATCAATCTGGCCAAGACTCACGCCAAGGCGTCGCCTCAAAAATACGCGATGCCCAACCAGTACGAAAACGCCAAGAATGTTGAGGCGCATTACACCACCACCGGCCCGGAAATCTGGCGGCAAACCGAAGGCAAAATTACCCACTTGTTCGTTTCTCTCGGCACCTGCGGCACGGTGACGGGCACGGCCAAATTTCTGCGCGAGAAAAATCCGGACGTAAAAATCATCGCCGTGCAACCCACTGAAGGCCACGACGTGCCCGGGCTGCGCAACGTTTCGCAACTGGGCGTCTCCAAACTCTTCGATGCCTCGCTGGTGGATGACATCCTCGAAGTGGATTTTCGTCTCGCCTACACGCGTGCGCTGGAGTTGTGCCGCAATGAAGGATTGCTCGCCGGCCCCAGTTCCGGACTGATTTTCGAGGGCGCATTGGATATCGTGCGCCGCGATCAAAACGGGCACGGCGTGATGATCTTTCCCGACAACATTTTCAAATACACTTCGAACCTCGCGAAACACGTTCCCGAATTGGGCACGGGGCTTAAACCGTAA
- a CDS encoding mismatch-specific DNA-glycosylase: MVEYKISPGAKILFVGINPHPGSHRRGVPFSNNKMFWYLLSRAGLLAEAESDLKNDQTLRRVYDEKFMPEYGLNFVNLVDRPTVVVTELRPGEEQTGVQRARQIIRQHQPKVVCFIGKVTFNKFYGCRDCEFGWHAAIEKSKVYLMHFPIRGLASIRVKELKEIKQMAELGEVARPAKATKPVPARKGVRSKR, encoded by the coding sequence ATGGTCGAGTATAAAATATCTCCGGGCGCAAAAATCCTGTTCGTTGGCATCAATCCGCATCCGGGATCGCACCGGCGCGGCGTGCCCTTTTCCAACAACAAGATGTTCTGGTATCTGCTCAGTCGGGCCGGTTTACTGGCGGAAGCGGAAAGCGATCTGAAAAACGATCAAACCCTGCGCCGCGTTTACGATGAGAAATTCATGCCCGAGTACGGCTTGAACTTTGTGAATTTGGTGGATCGCCCCACGGTGGTCGTGACCGAACTGCGTCCGGGCGAGGAGCAAACCGGCGTCCAACGGGCCAGGCAGATCATCCGCCAACACCAGCCCAAAGTGGTTTGTTTCATCGGCAAGGTGACGTTCAATAAATTTTATGGCTGTCGCGATTGTGAATTTGGCTGGCATGCGGCCATCGAAAAGAGCAAAGTTTATTTGATGCACTTCCCCATCCGCGGGCTGGCTTCCATTCGAGTAAAAGAATTGAAAGAAATCAAACAGATGGCGGAGCTTGGCGAGGTCGCCCGGCCAGCCAAGGCAACCAAGCCGGTGCCCGCGCGGAAAGGGGTGCGATCGAAACGGTAA
- a CDS encoding DUF488 domain-containing protein: protein MLTIGHSTRSLAEFVELLRAYEVSLVADVRTVPRSRYNPQFNKETLAKNLEKEGLHYVHWPGLGGLRHTKRDSINTAWRNASFRGYADYMQTPEFKQSLEELIKRARRERTALMCAEAVPWRCHRSLIADALLVRGIRAEDIIGPKSRRVHTLTPFAKVRGLTITYPAPPAASKLEAPAPRARRAGTTA from the coding sequence GTGCTGACGATTGGTCATTCGACCCGTTCGCTCGCGGAGTTCGTGGAATTGTTGCGTGCCTACGAAGTGTCGCTCGTCGCGGACGTGCGAACGGTGCCGCGCTCGCGTTACAATCCGCAGTTCAATAAAGAAACCCTCGCCAAGAACCTCGAAAAGGAAGGATTGCATTATGTCCATTGGCCGGGTCTCGGCGGACTGCGCCATACCAAGCGGGACTCGATCAATACCGCCTGGCGCAACGCATCCTTTCGCGGTTATGCGGATTACATGCAGACCCCGGAATTCAAGCAAAGCCTCGAGGAATTAATCAAGCGCGCGCGCCGCGAACGCACGGCGTTGATGTGTGCCGAAGCGGTGCCGTGGCGCTGCCATCGCTCGCTCATTGCGGATGCGTTGCTGGTGCGCGGTATTCGCGCGGAAGACATCATTGGACCGAAGAGCCGCCGCGTTCACACCCTGACGCCGTTTGCCAAAGTGCGCGGATTAACCATCACCTATCCCGCGCCGCCCGCCGCCTCGAAACTTGAAGCTCCGGCGCCGCGCGCTCGTCGCGCCGGCACCACCGCTTGA
- a CDS encoding DUF5069 domain-containing protein, which translates to MSTPIIDRDLTRQAPSSPRERVGGYVIAKRAVDKCRANLNGKRGEYNFDCPLDNVLFGFKEITGPQFQAAVQAAKTYEEIGAWLNANGAKKTPEEVKAWSDKVEADSLYNYPEKRAYFVENCAKHGLKPETATTFDWLEADDRASFAAK; encoded by the coding sequence ATGAGCACACCTATTATTGATCGAGACCTAACCCGGCAAGCCCCTTCCAGCCCGCGCGAACGCGTCGGCGGATACGTGATTGCGAAACGCGCCGTGGACAAGTGCCGCGCCAACCTCAACGGAAAGCGGGGCGAATATAATTTTGATTGTCCGTTGGACAACGTCCTGTTCGGGTTCAAGGAAATCACCGGCCCGCAATTTCAGGCGGCCGTGCAGGCGGCCAAGACTTACGAGGAAATCGGTGCTTGGCTCAACGCCAACGGCGCCAAGAAGACGCCCGAGGAAGTGAAAGCCTGGTCTGATAAAGTGGAAGCGGACAGCTTGTATAATTACCCCGAAAAGCGCGCTTACTTTGTGGAAAATTGTGCCAAACACGGGTTGAAGCCCGAAACGGCCACGACCTTCGACTGGTTGGAAGCCGACGATCGCGCCAGCTTTGCGGCGAAGTGA
- a CDS encoding Rrf2 family transcriptional regulator, translated as MQLSAYSDYAVRVLVQTALCDSGRMTVAKVAETFAISRHHLVKIVNDLGRHGYLNTHRGVGGGFTLAQAPEAIRVGDIVRLGEESETMINCRDARNRVCRLQPACRFKSVLQEASAAFFQVLDRYTLADLLQQPARIRAVLGMEASVAVTTTPRDVTRTKVEV; from the coding sequence ATGCAACTAAGTGCCTACTCCGATTACGCCGTGCGCGTGCTGGTGCAAACCGCGCTGTGCGATTCCGGACGAATGACGGTGGCGAAAGTTGCGGAAACCTTCGCCATTTCGCGGCATCACCTGGTCAAGATCGTCAATGATCTGGGACGGCACGGTTATCTGAACACGCACCGCGGCGTGGGTGGCGGCTTCACCCTTGCGCAAGCGCCGGAGGCCATTCGCGTGGGCGACATTGTGCGGCTGGGCGAAGAAAGCGAAACGATGATTAACTGTCGGGACGCGCGAAATCGGGTTTGCCGGCTGCAACCGGCCTGTCGGTTCAAGAGTGTTTTGCAGGAAGCGTCCGCCGCGTTTTTTCAAGTTTTGGATCGCTACACACTGGCGGATTTGCTCCAACAACCCGCTCGCATCCGGGCGGTATTGGGAATGGAAGCATCGGTTGCGGTGACCACCACGCCTCGTGATGTCACTCGCACGAAAGTTGAGGTATGA